AGTAATCAAAATCAGAACagttatttttactgttaaatgGCTTTAAATATTGTTTGGTGAGGTGTCAAGCCCTTTCATGAATTGACCCTTTCGAATCTCTGATTGTGAAACTTTGTCATGTGACAGTAGAGCATTACTCTATCCATCTGGAACTTTTAAACATTAATGGCAAtgaaagtgaaatgaaatttCTAAATCTGTTGCATGATTTTTGAATCATTAATACTTCcattaagaaaatgattttaatgaTCCTCAAATCCTGCGTCCGCAAGGTACGGTGGCTGTCCACTGTCCACCGGACTCCAATGGTGGTAGGAGCTGGAAGGGCAATAATGATGATAGAAGACAGACAACGTTGtctccaaataaaaaaaaaatacagatCCATATGATCCAATGATATTATTCTGGACAATTAAGAAAAAACAATATTAACTATTGTTGACCTTCACCTTCCTACCCCGATTCTAAATGTCTGATTCTCTTTGACtttctgttttcttttataaACTGGTTAGTTCTTCTCCCACATTTTCTTTGACTTGTAGGGACTCCTATTCATATTATATGCAACAATGGAGGACTTTTGGGTTATCAACTTATCTACCCCCAATAAAATTATTGTTCTTTCTTCTATTATTCAACTTAAATTTCGATTCCATTGTTGACTTGAAGTTCTGGGTTGATTTTTCTTTTGTCAAAACTTAAGGTAGATTCAAACAATCAAAAGTCTAAATCAGTTtatcattttttcttttattcagaAACAAGGAACTAATGCTAGAGGCCGGAATACTATCGAAGTTACCTAAGGACATTGATGCTGTAGACGACCAAACGAGGCATGAATTTGCAGAActgttattatcattatcatctATATCAAATACCCCTTTCTCTCTAGCCAAAACTGAGGTCCTCCAGTTTCTTATTGCCATTCTTGAGTCGGCCACCAGCATTGAAACAAAGGAGACCTGTTTAGGTGTTGCTTGTAACCTGTCTGCTGTGTTAGAAAATGCTAGACCTTTGGTATCTAACGGAACTGTGCACACTCTTTTGAAGCTATCTTCATTCAAAGAACTTTCAGAGAAAGCCCTTGCAGCACTAGGTCACTTGGTGCTGACCTTGATGGGAAAAAAGGCTATGGAAGATAGTTCAATGGTACCAGAGAGCTTGATTGAGATTCTAACATGGGAGAACAAACCCAAATGTCAAGAACTATCAGCCTACATTCTAATGATTTTAGCTCATCAAAGCTCCACTCAAAGGGATAAAATGTCAAAGGCAGGGATCGTCCCTGTGCTTCTTGAAGTGTCATTATTAGGAAGCCCTTTGGCTCAAAAGAGAGCCATGAAATTGTTACAATGGTTCAAAGATGAAAGGCAAGCAAAGATGGGGCCTCATTCAGGACCACAAACAGCAAGGATTGCAATTGGCTCACCTCTGCATCCAAGGGAGGCtcaagaaggaaagaaaatgatgaagaatTTGGTGAAGCAAAGTCTTCATAAGAATATGGAAATGATCACCCGACGAGCCAATGCTGCCGGCGATTCTTCGAATCTCAAGTCTTTGGTCCTCAGCACAAGCTCTAAAAGCTTGCCTTACTAAAAAAACTTTTTATGTAATTCTTTTGCAAGGGCCTGTAATTATTGCAAATGATGGGAAAGAAAGATTTCCCAAAGTTAGATGGAAGAAATCAGCAACTTTGCGAGAGAATGCAATGCTTCTTCAGTAATTAGCGTATACAACAACTGTATATGATCATCAATTGATGACCAACAAAAGTAACAacgaaaaaaattcaagaaactGGGGAAATACTGAAACTTTACCCATGATGGCATCTAATTGAACAcctcaagttttttattttatcctttcCTGACATTGAGTTGTATAGTTGGAAATGAAATAAATCACAGTAAATAACACAAACAGAGTAGTATCTCTATTGCTTGAATGAAATTAAATACAATATAGTACCCTAAACCATGTGCTACGAAGTTGCAAGGAATGCATAAATTGTGCATTTTGCCCAAATTTATTAGTAATTGGCTTCTTCCCCCCCCCCTCCCCCCTTTTTCACTAATAGTTTTGCCTTAGGTATGTCCCTCGTTTCTGGCTTTCTGCTAATAAACTTGCCATTCAAAGCAAAATGAGCTAATAAaccattcaaaaattaaaatttaggtctACGACTAGGAAAAGAACCTGCAAGAAAAACGGCCCAAAGCATATAATTTTGCAAAGAGGTTCATCAAATACAAAAACACTTAAACAAATAATGCCGAATTGAACCAACAAAAGCTGGATTGGTTAAGTTTTGCCTAAATTATCCTTTAGACATCATAAAAGAAATCAGATTAACAGAATTCTGCAAACTGAAACAAAAGAAATAGTTTAGCGCTTCCCACTGTTTGGATTAGATTTGGTGCAAAGGACCTTCCGACCCTTAGCACGGCGACGTTTCAATACAGCTCTTCCACTAGTGGTTCTCATTCTTCGACGGAACCCATGAGTTCTAGCCAAAGATTTCCGTGACCTATTCCTCTTTGTTTGACAAAGTGCAGCCTTCCCAGCCCTAACCACCAGGCATCGCCTTTTCTCATTCCTCACCCCATTATTTGAACTAAAATCCATCCCCAATGATAACCCTACGTGCAAAATTGAAATTAAACGAAAAACATTAACACCCATTGAAGAAACACAGTGAACATATAAAACGGGAAATTCTTTTACCTGAAAATGAAGAATGTAAAGAgagagaagaagaggaagaagagagaaaggaGCAGTGAAGCAGGGAAGAGCAAGCTTTGGGGTTGATTGCTGCATTGGAAGAGATGGAAATTCTTCTTCTTGAACCTGTCAAAAGATTGAGAGAAGCTGAAGGGATTTGGGTTCTTATGGATTGAGTAGTAAGCCATGGAGATGATGTTAGTACTGACATCGAAGCCATTGTTTCTGCCACACCTATCTTTTGTCTCTCACTTTCGTTCTTATCTACTACTCTCTCAGTGGTCAAGCTACACCTACAGGGGTAGAGAACTAGAGATGGAATGTGCTGATGGGATGGGTTTGAATTCAACTTCTTGTGAGCTTAATCTGGGGTTAACTTAACTAGACTGCAGGATATCGATCTTAGAAACCGTGAAAGTTTTCTTCAGTGAGCCCAAACCTCGTCGTCGTAGAAGAGTTTTCAGTTTACCTAGAGCCTGTGGGTTATGTCATTAGcccatttcataattatttggGTTTCCTATCTGCCACTGGAATTTGGAACCGGAACTTTTTAAAGGTAAACCCGTCCCAGCCCGGAATTTGATAAGAGTTTTTATTTCTACTGATCTTAAGTAGTGGCGTTGAAATGGTAATTCAACCCAATATTATTAATagaacaaatcaaaatttttaaattgcttAATCATTAACTCAACTGAATTTTCTGCGATAATAGTTAATAAAGTCTAATTTCGATTAGTTGGGTGTTAGGATTTTTGAGTTTTAGTTTTGTTATTTATTAGATACCTTAcgttttacttaaaattttagggtaaattacagtTATAATCACCTAATTATTAGTAAACTCTTTCATCctctaattattaattttttttgtcatttgtcGTTAAATGATTAATGGATATATGGACATAATAATAACTTTTAACTTTCAAACATTATACATtgtgttaatataattttagttttctttttaaaaaatagctCTTAATGTTTACACATGACTTAATTTATTCTATtcttacataaaaatataatttaatacacGATGagtaaattagaaataaaaaaaaagattttttattaaattagataatCCTAAATACATTGCTTTCCTTATACTTTGAAGGTTGAGAACTTGATCTCTCTCAATGACAATAAactaattttttgtaaaattaagagctaattttttaaaaaaaattaagaccaaattgacaTAGTATATGAATGTTTGAGTGTTAAAGTTGTTATTCTGCTATTTTTAAAAGTTGACACATGATCTTCCTATTCCTATTAGCCATTTAACAACGAGTGACCAGAAAAAGAAAATGTCGAATAGTTGgacaattattttataatttttcctagttgagtggaaaagaaaaaaatttaacaatagtTGAGTAACTAttaatgtagtttacccaaaattttaatatatttttttttcacccACTGACATATACAATTTGGATTTAGGCCCTTCTATATACATAAGATTcttattatttgttattaataattttgattaaacAGTTAATTTCACGTTGGAATTAAGTTAAccaataattgaaattttaaaatatttaattaaattaattccaaTTACCGGCTTATTagtcaaattattttaatttaattatttaatcaattattcGGTTTTAACCCAACTTTGAATTGTTTTAAGGTTATAATTAAGTGTTTGAGAgtcatatttttattaaatgaatttagtctttctcaattaaaaagaaaaaagaaaaaagaaaaaaagggcgAGCCAGCGAGGGGAGAGACCCTTTATCCCTAGAATAAGTAGGTTGTGGTACAAATCTTGTTGAATTTTGGCTCCAAATAGAGAGTTAGCCCGAATTGGGAGACTTGGTTAAAGTATATATCAGAAGTTATCTTCTTCATGGTGCAACCAATCCTATTGTTGTCTCACTCTCTCCTTTCACGACTTCAAATCAAAGTCATTCTATTTTAAGGCATTGAAGATAACAGAAACAAAACAAAGCTTGTAGGAAATATTTGCCTTTCGCTACATGTCATATGGTTTTTGCAAGATTAATAAAACTCTCTTGTCTTCTTGGAAGCTTGCTTAGCTATGCATGTTTCTCAATGTTTCTTCTTTGGATGTCTCCGCCTTTTCCATAACTGTTTTTATACTGTTGTGAGTGACAATGGGTAACTTAGACTTCTTTTTTTCTAATGCTAGCCTAGCTATCTACTTTTTAGAAAGCTTGTTTGCTCGTAACAAATTTATTTCCTTGTATTTCAATCTACTTGTCTTGTTGCTAGCATCATCACTTACGAAAATATTAATTAAGCAGTATATATACTCAACATTCTTAAGAAGTGGTTCGGTGAGAAAAAGAAAGTAATGGCTAGTAGCAGCATAGCAAAAAGATGGAAGCAGTTGAGCGGGCAGAACAATTGGGGAGAGCTTTTGGACCCTTTGGACATTGATCTTCGGCGTTACCTTATTCACTATGGAGAAATGGCTCAGGCTACCTATGACGCCTTCAACACCAAGAAGGCTTCCAAGTACGCTGGAAGAAGTTTGTATGGCAAGAAAGATTTCTTCTCTAACGTCGGTTTGGAGAAAGGCAATCCTTACAAGTACCAAGTGACCAAATTCTTTTACGCCACATCGCAAATCCGAGTTCCGGAAGCGTTTATAGTGAAGCCAATGTCGAGGGAAGCATGGAGCAAAGAATCAAACTGGATCGGGTATGTTGCCGTGGCCACAGATGAAGGCAAAGATGTTTTAGGAATGAGGGATATTGCAATTGCTTGGAGAGGGACAGTGGAGACCCTGGAATGGATCGATGATGTTGAATTTAACTTGGTTTCGCCAGAGAAGattttgttgggtatgggtcccactatgtggggaaaacccatattttctgccataatgttttgccttctttttggttttgtcaaaagccaattttttggccTTTTAACGTGGGAGTGGGCAGCATTCTTAATTGAGAGCAAAATtctcaaattaaaacagagagaaagagagaagaaaatttcagtttttcaagtttggtgcagcagtgatcaactcttcgatcgaaggttcatccgtggttcgattgagctgatttttggacagcagctaggcgataaggtgttcttgactttgtacggtcggatttttcatccgagtcttgtagcgtcggaaatacccatttttcagcagctacgttttggtgatgttctctcatttttctctcttttgctaaagattacatattgttagccttgtcggagttgaatgcttgttgtaggcttgatattgtgatcttgtagccgaatatttgatgatagtggagctctttatcagactctaaagtcccgtggtttttacccttgatttagaggggttttccacgtaaaataccggtgtctctatttatttttgttgtggctgcattagttgatttgtggttgattaaggttgctagagaacatatcttgtgctattgtgcttgccataatttttgacaggagttataaggagagaaagaacaccggttgtgctttcgctttgtttcggctgttcggtttcttcccaacaaactggtaccagagtttggttattgtgtcagataattatggaaattaatacgagcaagatgattatgttgaatggcacaaattatcaactttggcggaataaaatgaaggacttgttgtttgtgaaggctttgcatcttccggtctttactactcaaaaacccgattcgaaaagtgatgaagaatgggaatttgagcatcaacaagtgtgtggctttattcggcaatttgttgaagaaaatgtttacaatcacattgatcaggagacacatgctcgaacattgtgggagaagcttgaaagcttgtatgctttgaggtcgggcaataacaagttatttttgctgaagaaaatgatggcgctgaaatataaagaaagaatgtctatagctgaccatgttagtgaatttcagagtatgatgaatcagttgcttggtatgggtgtcaaatttgatgacgagattttaggactttggttgcttgctactctaccagactcttgggagacctttcgagtctcactcattaaatctgccccacagggtattattattttggatttggctaagagtggtgtgttgaatgaagaggttagaagaagatctcagggttctacatcacagtctgaggtgttggttatcgagaacagggggagaaacagagacaaagatggaaagggtagagataaaagccgaagcaagtcaagatcgagatacaagaatcttgagtgtcatcattgtggtaagaaaggtcatatcaagaaatattgcttcaagtggaagaaagagaacaaaggtggtggtg
The sequence above is drawn from the Gossypium hirsutum isolate 1008001.06 chromosome A05, Gossypium_hirsutum_v2.1, whole genome shotgun sequence genome and encodes:
- the LOC121229392 gene encoding U-box domain-containing protein 7 — translated: MFPSQVQTLNMSTTSSSSIWFLSCRKLKFFTRIRRFLQSKAARKQYGSSASDHSNKLRIVNNTDEEEDLVVEKTESELDGSMALQKSVKRLHFGSCEEKEMAAKAIEKLAQEDVKVRKLMAELGVIHMLVSMVDTEVVGRRLAAIKALIELADGTFTNKELMLEAGILSKLPKDIDAVDDQTRHEFAELLLSLSSISNTPFSLAKTEVLQFLIAILESATSIETKETCLGVACNLSAVLENARPLVSNGTVHTLLKLSSFKELSEKALAALGHLVLTLMGKKAMEDSSMVPESLIEILTWENKPKCQELSAYILMILAHQSSTQRDKMSKAGIVPVLLEVSLLGSPLAQKRAMKLLQWFKDERQAKMGPHSGPQTARIAIGSPLHPREAQEGKKMMKNLVKQSLHKNMEMITRRANAAGDSSNLKSLVLSTSSKSLPY
- the LOC107905374 gene encoding 50S ribosomal protein L34, chloroplastic, whose amino-acid sequence is MASMSVLTSSPWLTTQSIRTQIPSASLNLLTGSRRRISISSNAAINPKACSSLLHCSFLSSSSSSLSLHSSFSGLSLGMDFSSNNGVRNEKRRCLVVRAGKAALCQTKRNRSRKSLARTHGFRRRMRTTSGRAVLKRRRAKGRKVLCTKSNPNSGKR